A genome region from Sulfurovum sp. TSL6 includes the following:
- a CDS encoding SCO family protein: protein MKKIVMLVVLLLTVLQAESLGVNEKLGEYVPLDLTFIDEDGKSRTLKEYMDGKPTIISLNYFRCAGICTPQLEDMAKMLSKLDLAENTDYKALTISFAPDETPPLAKAKRKTMLHVMDRPYVQDAWHFLLSENNSSAILADKVGFTYKKEVSKAGVVEWIHAATLIIISPEGKITRYLNGIEQLPFDVKMAVLESAQGKVGPTIAKTLLYCFSYDPKGKTYVFAWEKIAATVILTITIIFFIWLIKAGRRDQEEHQNQRRDLDE, encoded by the coding sequence ATGAAGAAAATCGTAATGCTTGTAGTACTGTTGTTAACTGTACTGCAAGCAGAGTCTTTAGGTGTAAATGAAAAGTTAGGTGAATATGTTCCACTTGATTTAACATTTATAGACGAAGACGGTAAAAGTAGAACACTCAAAGAGTATATGGATGGGAAACCAACGATCATCTCTTTGAACTACTTTAGATGTGCAGGTATCTGTACACCACAACTAGAAGATATGGCAAAAATGCTGTCTAAACTTGACTTGGCTGAAAATACTGACTACAAAGCATTGACTATCAGTTTTGCACCGGATGAAACACCGCCTTTAGCAAAAGCGAAAAGAAAAACGATGCTACACGTAATGGATAGACCATACGTACAGGATGCTTGGCACTTTTTACTGAGTGAAAACAACTCTTCAGCTATTTTGGCTGACAAAGTTGGATTTACCTATAAAAAGGAAGTATCTAAAGCAGGTGTAGTTGAGTGGATTCATGCTGCGACATTGATCATCATTTCACCAGAAGGGAAGATCACACGTTACCTTAATGGTATCGAACAACTTCCTTTTGATGTGAAAATGGCAGTGTTGGAGTCAGCACAAGGAAAGGTTGGACCGACCATAGCTAAAACATTACTGTACTGTTTTTCATACGACCCAAAAGGTAAAACTTATGTTTTTGCCTGGGAGAAGATAGCAGCAACAGTGATATTAACGATTACAATTATCTTTTTTATCTGGCTTATCAAAGCAGGAAGAAGAGATCAAGAAGAACATCAAAATCAAAGGAGAGACTTAGATGAGTAA
- a CDS encoding cbb3-type cytochrome c oxidase subunit I, giving the protein MSKTYFDETHCAIGHPKSTFMQWMLTIDHKRIGIMYAAVMFVFFFVAVFTAFAMRLELFAPGGQYMDGDTFNQAFTLHGVIMIFLFIIPGIPAVFGNIVMPLMIGAKDVSFPRLNWFTFWLYIAGCCIALASLFIGEGVADTGWTFYAPYSMNTGTNVIMALVAAFVLGFASILTGLNFLVTIHRLRAPGMTFFKMPLFVWGIYATAWIQLLATPVVGITLVLAILEKYFGIGIFDPAKGGDPVLFQHLFWIYSHPAVYLMILPAFGIMSEIIPTFSRKEVFGYRTIALSSASIAGIGYLVWGHHLYTSGMSDIAKTVFSFLTFFVAIPTGVKFYDWVATMYQGKIVLSTPMIWALGTIITFAIGGITGITITMIGMDVHLQDTYYTVAHFHYAILGGVVFLMFAGMHYWFPLITGKMYNETKAKIAFYLNFIGFNLLWFPMFIAGYYGMPRRYFDYLPEFEIYHQISFIGAVIFISGLIYMFWVFFKGWTKGEATTPNPWNATTLEWHLPTSPPPLDNHSKVPYVDFDPYEYKHGEPVVKFNYETMQRID; this is encoded by the coding sequence ATGAGTAAAACTTATTTCGACGAAACACACTGTGCCATTGGGCACCCTAAAAGTACATTCATGCAGTGGATGCTTACTATTGACCATAAAAGAATTGGTATTATGTATGCAGCTGTGATGTTTGTATTCTTTTTTGTAGCTGTATTTACAGCATTTGCAATGAGACTAGAGTTGTTTGCACCAGGCGGACAATATATGGATGGAGACACATTTAACCAGGCATTTACACTTCACGGTGTAATTATGATCTTTCTATTTATTATCCCGGGAATTCCTGCGGTATTTGGAAACATTGTTATGCCACTTATGATCGGTGCGAAAGATGTATCTTTCCCAAGATTGAACTGGTTTACATTTTGGCTTTACATTGCGGGTTGTTGTATTGCACTTGCATCACTATTTATTGGTGAAGGTGTAGCAGATACAGGGTGGACATTCTATGCTCCATATTCAATGAACACAGGAACAAACGTTATTATGGCGCTTGTAGCTGCATTCGTTCTTGGTTTTGCATCAATTCTTACGGGACTTAACTTCCTTGTTACTATTCACAGACTTAGAGCACCAGGTATGACTTTCTTTAAAATGCCACTGTTTGTATGGGGTATCTATGCAACAGCATGGATCCAACTTCTTGCTACACCAGTTGTTGGTATTACACTTGTGCTTGCTATTTTAGAAAAGTATTTTGGTATTGGTATCTTTGATCCAGCTAAAGGGGGAGACCCTGTATTGTTCCAGCATTTATTCTGGATCTACTCTCACCCGGCTGTTTATCTTATGATTCTTCCAGCATTTGGTATTATGTCTGAAATCATTCCTACTTTCTCAAGAAAAGAGGTATTCGGATATAGAACTATCGCTCTTTCTTCAGCGTCAATTGCAGGTATTGGTTACCTTGTATGGGGTCACCACCTTTATACATCAGGTATGTCAGATATTGCTAAAACAGTATTTTCATTCTTAACGTTCTTTGTTGCTATTCCAACAGGTGTTAAGTTCTATGACTGGGTTGCTACAATGTATCAAGGAAAGATCGTTCTTTCTACACCAATGATCTGGGCACTAGGAACAATTATCACATTTGCTATCGGTGGTATTACTGGAATTACTATTACAATGATCGGTATGGATGTACACTTACAAGATACGTACTACACAGTTGCACACTTCCATTACGCAATTCTTGGTGGGGTTGTATTCTTGATGTTTGCTGGGATGCACTATTGGTTCCCGCTGATTACAGGTAAAATGTATAATGAAACAAAAGCAAAAATTGCTTTCTATCTTAATTTTATTGGATTCAACCTTCTGTGGTTCCCAATGTTCATCGCTGGTTACTATGGTATGCCAAGACGTTATTTTGACTACTTGCCAGAATTTGAAATTTATCACCAAATCTCATTTATAGGAGCAGTTATCTTTATCTCTGGTCTTATCTATATGTTCTGGGTATTCTTTAAAGGCTGGACTAAAGGTGAGGCAACTACGCCGAATCCATGGAATGCTACAACACTTGAGTGGCACTTACCAACATCACCACCACCACTAGATAACCACTCTAAAGTGCCATATGTTGATTTTGATCCATATGAGTATAAACATGGTGAGCCAGTGGTTAAATTTAATTATGAAACGATGCAAAGGATAGACTAA